TCAGCCACTAAATCCAACCTACTCCCCAATCCGAATCTCGCCTAGTCGAACATAACTTAGCCCTTTTCGGGGGCTTAACTATCCGCGCCGGCAAAAGTTACGGAATCGCTGCTCCAGGGGGAAAATCCTTGACAAACCGCCCGAATGGTGCTATGGACTAACCTGCCCTGTTTTGTCGACAGGCCTTTACATCTTCAATGAATTTCTATCAGGGAGGGAGGTGCGAGCCACCTGCAGAGCCGCTTCCAGCCCGACAGGGGGTGCAGCGGCACTGCCACGAGCAGGCCATGATTGTGTCCTGCTCAGGACCAGAGGAAAGGGTCGACCAGGAAACATCCCCAAAACAAAAAGGAGGACAAGATGGAAAGAGCCATGTACTTCCTCGATCAAAAAGATATGCCAACCCACTGGTACAACATCCAGGCCGACTTGCCGGAGCCATTGCCGCCGGTTCTTCATCCAGCCACCGGGAAGCCAGTCACTCCTGACGATCTAGCCCCACTCTTCCCAATGGAGCTGATCAAGCAGGAGGTGAGCACAGAGCGCTGGATCGAGATCCCCGAGGAACTCCAGGCTGTCTACCGCACGTGGAGGCCCACCGTGCTCCATCGGGCGTACAGGCTGGAAAAGGCTCTGGATACACCGGCCAAGATCTTTTACAAATACGAGGGGACAAACCAGGCCGGCAGCCACAAACCCAACACGGCCACAGCCCAGTGTTACTATAACATGAAGGAGGGTATCAGGCGGATAACGACTGAGACCGGCGCCGGACAGTGGGGCAGTGCCCTCAGCCTAGCCGGAGCGTTCTTCGGTGTGGAGATCAAAGTCTACATGGTCAGGATCAGCTACGACCAGAAGCCATACCGGCGCATCGCCATGGAGACCTGGGGGGCAACGTGCGTTCCCAGTCCCAGCAGGGAGACCAAGGCAGGGCGGGAAATGCTCGAAAAGTGGCCGGATTGCCCTGGCAGCCTGGGACTCGCCATCAGCGAGGCGGTCGAGGAGGCCGTGGGCCGGGACGATACCCACTACGCCCTTGGAAGCGTACTCAATCATGTTCTCCTCCACCAAACCATCATCGGCGAGGAGACCCGCAAGCAGATGGAAATGGCGGATGCCTATCCTGATATTATTGTCGGCAACATCGGGGGCGGATCGAACTTCGCCGGGCAGTTCCTGCCCTGGATAAGGGACAAGATCAGCGGGCAAAAGCCCGACCTCCGGATCATCTGTGTGGAGCCTGAGAGTTGTCCCACCATGACCAAGGGGATATACGCCTATGACTTCGGTGACTCGGCGGGAATGACCCCCCTGCTCAAGATGAATACCCTGGGCCACGGGTTCATTCCACCCCCCGTCCACGCGGGAGGACTGCGCTATCACGGCATGGCACCGATCATATGCCATCTCCATCAATTAGGCCTCATTGAAGCAGTGGCTGCCCATCAGACGGCCACCTTTGAGGCGGGGGTGAAGTTCGCCCGGACCGAAGGCATAATCACCGGGCCTGAGCCGTGTCACAATCTGAAAGTGGCCATAGACGAAGCCCTCAAGTGCAAGGAATCGGGCGAGGCAAAGACCATCCTGATCGCCCATAGCGGCCACGGTCACTTCGACCTTGCAGCCTACGATGCCTACCTGTCCGGCAAGCTGGTGGATTATTCCTATCCGGAGGAGGAGGTAAAAAAGGCCCAGGCCGACCTGCCCAAGGTCTGAGCCCCGGGACCGGTGGGAAAGACAATAGACGGCGTTGCTGGTGAGGGGGTACACCCGCAGGTTCCGAGCGGCTCTGTGGATGTCCTCCCCTCGCCGTGGAGGGGGCCAGGTTGATCGAAGAGCATGACGGGAAAGGGATTCGATGCCCGAGGTTGGGCGGAGAGGTGACCTTCAAGTTCTGCCGTACAATGAACGACCACCTCCCCTGCGGGTGGATTGCCAGGTGCTGGCGCGGGCAGCTGGACATAGAGAAGTTTCTGGCCGACCATTATTCACCTCAAGAGCTCGACCGAGTGTTCACCCCTCCGAAATCGAAGCTGGAGACCCTGGTGGAGCTCGTCGAAAAGGCAAAAAAGAGAGAGAAAGAGTCCCAGTGACACCCCCTGCCGGGTTCTCCCTCTGTTCGACCATTTCCAAGAAAGCCCCCGGGGGAGTTGAAACGGTCTCGGAACCAAGGCGTCTCCTTTCGGGGATTGGAGGCTCCGAGGGGCGTTCTCGGCAAGCTGCCGTAGGCTCTGGTCGATCATCCCTCTCGGCACAGAATCAGTGTAAAGTCGCGGTACTCCCTGTACAGGTTCACGCGGGCTGGGGATGGCCTTGCATTGTGGCCGATCGGAGTCGATCCGTCAGGCTCTCCCGCCCGTTCCCGGGTCCCGGCCGAGTGGAGGAGGAAGTGCTCCATGGCTGAAGGCCGGCACGGGGAGAAACCCATGGACGAGGTTTTGGACACGGTCTCGGAAATCATCGAGAGACACGGGTA
This sequence is a window from Deltaproteobacteria bacterium. Protein-coding genes within it:
- a CDS encoding TrpB-like pyridoxal phosphate-dependent enzyme, which produces MERAMYFLDQKDMPTHWYNIQADLPEPLPPVLHPATGKPVTPDDLAPLFPMELIKQEVSTERWIEIPEELQAVYRTWRPTVLHRAYRLEKALDTPAKIFYKYEGTNQAGSHKPNTATAQCYYNMKEGIRRITTETGAGQWGSALSLAGAFFGVEIKVYMVRISYDQKPYRRIAMETWGATCVPSPSRETKAGREMLEKWPDCPGSLGLAISEAVEEAVGRDDTHYALGSVLNHVLLHQTIIGEETRKQMEMADAYPDIIVGNIGGGSNFAGQFLPWIRDKISGQKPDLRIICVEPESCPTMTKGIYAYDFGDSAGMTPLLKMNTLGHGFIPPPVHAGGLRYHGMAPIICHLHQLGLIEAVAAHQTATFEAGVKFARTEGIITGPEPCHNLKVAIDEALKCKESGEAKTILIAHSGHGHFDLAAYDAYLSGKLVDYSYPEEEVKKAQADLPKV